Proteins encoded within one genomic window of Prochlorococcus marinus str. MIT 9515:
- a CDS encoding methylenetetrahydrofolate reductase, translating into MKSKLQQTLEKNSKVITAELMPPRGGDPIRSLKIAQLLKNKVHAVNITDGSRAIMRMCSLAMSKLLLENGIEPIMQISCRDRNKIALQSDILGANALGIKNILCITGDSVKAGDQQETKAVHEFEAVRLLKQIQYFNQGIDPTFEKLADNRTNIFAGAAVDPSCRNQRSLKNRTRKKKEAGANFLQTQIVMDRNYLIDFCQEISNPLEIPVIAGVFLLKSYKNALFINKFVPGANIPENILNRLKEAKDPLKEGILIAAEQAKDFINIAEGIHIMAVKAENLIPEILEKAGLNLEC; encoded by the coding sequence TTGAAATCAAAACTTCAGCAAACTTTAGAAAAAAATTCAAAAGTAATTACAGCAGAATTAATGCCGCCAAGAGGAGGGGACCCCATAAGATCTCTTAAAATAGCACAACTTCTGAAAAATAAGGTACATGCTGTTAACATAACAGACGGAAGTAGAGCAATAATGAGGATGTGTAGTTTAGCAATGTCTAAACTATTACTGGAAAATGGGATAGAACCGATAATGCAAATTTCTTGCAGAGATCGTAATAAAATTGCTTTACAATCAGATATTCTTGGAGCAAATGCATTAGGTATTAAAAATATTTTATGCATTACAGGAGATTCAGTAAAAGCTGGTGATCAGCAAGAAACAAAAGCAGTTCATGAATTTGAAGCAGTTCGACTATTAAAACAAATTCAATATTTCAATCAAGGTATTGATCCTACTTTTGAAAAACTTGCTGACAATAGAACTAACATATTTGCTGGTGCTGCAGTAGATCCCAGTTGTCGGAATCAAAGAAGTTTAAAAAATCGAACAAGAAAGAAGAAGGAGGCAGGAGCAAATTTTTTACAAACTCAAATAGTTATGGATAGAAATTATTTGATAGATTTTTGCCAAGAAATCAGTAATCCACTTGAGATACCAGTTATAGCAGGAGTATTTCTTTTGAAATCATATAAAAATGCCCTCTTCATAAATAAATTTGTACCTGGCGCGAATATTCCTGAAAATATTTTAAATCGTCTCAAAGAAGCAAAAGACCCCCTGAAAGAAGGAATATTAATTGCTGCTGAACAAGCTAAAGATTTTATTAACATCGCTGAAGGTATTCATATAATGGCAGTCAAGGCAGAAAATCTTATCCCAGAAATACTTGAAAAAGCTGGTCTTAATCTGGAATGTTAA
- a CDS encoding LysR family transcriptional regulator: MPELPFTLDQLRILKAIAAQGSFKKAADLLYVTQPAVSLQIQNLEKQLEITIFDRGGRKALLTEGGKLLLEYCERILNQCDEACKAIEDLNSLKGGTLIIGASQTTGTYLMPRMIGLFRQKYPDVSVQLQVHSTRRTGWSVANGQIDLAIIGGQLPSDLENLLQVIPYATDELALVLPTKHPLANKRELMKEDLYKLNFVTLDSQSTTRKVVDKLLKDSGLDIQRLKIEMELNSLEAIKNAVQSGLGVSFLPVVSIERELAGGSIHKSYLADLEVKRELKLITNPSRYTSRASEAFKKNILPQFASSESPLRQINSI, from the coding sequence ATGCCCGAATTACCTTTTACACTTGACCAATTAAGAATATTAAAAGCTATTGCAGCTCAAGGAAGTTTTAAAAAGGCTGCAGATTTACTTTACGTCACTCAACCAGCTGTCAGTTTACAAATTCAAAATTTAGAAAAACAACTTGAGATCACAATTTTTGATAGGGGTGGTAGGAAAGCACTTCTAACTGAAGGAGGTAAGCTATTACTTGAATATTGCGAAAGAATACTGAATCAATGCGATGAGGCATGCAAAGCTATTGAGGACTTAAATAGCTTAAAAGGTGGAACACTCATAATTGGAGCTAGTCAAACTACAGGGACCTACCTAATGCCGCGGATGATAGGACTTTTTCGTCAAAAATATCCTGATGTATCTGTTCAACTGCAGGTTCACAGTACTAGAAGAACAGGTTGGAGCGTTGCTAATGGTCAAATTGATCTTGCTATTATTGGAGGTCAGTTACCAAGCGATCTAGAAAACTTATTACAAGTAATCCCATATGCAACTGATGAATTAGCTCTTGTATTGCCAACAAAACACCCACTTGCCAATAAGAGAGAACTTATGAAAGAAGATTTATACAAATTGAATTTCGTCACTTTAGATTCTCAATCAACAACAAGGAAAGTTGTTGATAAACTTTTGAAGGATTCAGGTCTTGATATTCAAAGATTAAAAATCGAAATGGAGTTAAATTCTCTTGAGGCAATTAAAAACGCAGTTCAATCTGGTCTTGGTGTTTCTTTTTTACCTGTTGTTTCTATTGAGAGAGAATTAGCAGGTGGATCAATACATAAATCTTACTTAGCCGATTTAGAGGTAAAAAGAGAGCTTAAATTAATTACAAATCCATCAAGATACACTTCTAGAGCCTCAGAAGCGTTTAAAAAAAATATATTACCTCAATTTGCAAGCTCTGAAAGTCCATTAAGGCAAATTAATTCAATCTAA
- a CDS encoding nucleotidyltransferase family protein, with product MKAMILAAGKGTRIQPITHIIPKPMIPILQKPVMEFLLELLKEHGFKEIMVNVSHLAEEIENYFRDGQRFGVEIAYSFEGRIEDGEMIGDALGSAGGLKKIQDFQNFFDETFVVLCGDALVDLDLTEAVRNHKQKGALASLITKKVTREQVSSYGVVVSDENGRVKAFQEKPTVDTALSDSINTGIYLFEPEIFDYIPSGEKFDIGADLFPKLVEMDLPFFALPMDFEWVDIGKVPDYWSAIRNVLLGKVRQVEIPGKEIKPGVFTGLNVAANWDQVDIKGPVYIGGMTRIEDGATIIGPSMIGPSCCICEGATIDNSIIFDYSKIGKGVQLVDKLVFGRYCVGKNGDHFDLKDASLDWLITDSRRLDLTEPSPQQKAMAELLGSDLINIPD from the coding sequence ATGAAGGCAATGATACTTGCAGCAGGTAAAGGAACGCGCATACAGCCAATTACGCATATTATTCCAAAACCAATGATTCCTATTTTACAAAAACCTGTAATGGAATTTTTATTGGAACTTTTAAAAGAACATGGTTTTAAAGAAATAATGGTTAATGTTTCCCATCTTGCTGAGGAAATTGAAAACTACTTTAGAGATGGACAAAGATTTGGTGTAGAGATAGCTTATAGCTTTGAAGGAAGAATTGAGGATGGGGAAATGATTGGTGATGCTTTGGGCTCGGCTGGAGGATTAAAAAAAATTCAAGATTTCCAAAATTTTTTTGATGAAACTTTTGTTGTACTTTGCGGTGATGCATTAGTTGATTTGGATTTGACTGAAGCCGTTAGAAATCATAAGCAAAAAGGAGCATTAGCAAGTTTAATAACAAAGAAGGTAACGCGAGAACAGGTATCTAGTTATGGAGTTGTGGTTTCTGATGAGAATGGCAGAGTCAAAGCTTTTCAAGAAAAACCAACAGTAGATACTGCTTTGAGTGATTCAATTAATACAGGTATTTATCTTTTTGAACCTGAGATTTTTGACTATATCCCGTCTGGAGAAAAATTTGATATTGGAGCTGATCTCTTTCCTAAACTTGTTGAAATGGATTTGCCATTTTTCGCTTTGCCGATGGATTTTGAGTGGGTTGATATTGGAAAAGTTCCTGATTATTGGAGTGCCATTAGAAATGTATTACTTGGTAAAGTGAGGCAAGTAGAAATTCCAGGTAAAGAAATTAAACCTGGAGTCTTTACGGGTCTTAATGTCGCTGCAAACTGGGATCAAGTCGATATAAAAGGGCCAGTTTATATTGGAGGGATGACAAGAATTGAAGATGGAGCCACTATTATTGGCCCCTCAATGATTGGACCAAGTTGTTGTATTTGTGAGGGTGCAACTATAGATAACTCTATAATTTTTGATTATTCAAAAATTGGAAAAGGAGTTCAACTAGTAGATAAATTAGTATTTGGTAGATATTGTGTAGGTAAAAATGGCGATCATTTTGATTTGAAAGATGCTTCTTTGGACTGGTTAATAACAGATTCAAGAAGATTAGATTTAACTGAGCCATCACCTCAGCAAAAAGCCATGGCAGAATTATTAGGATCTGATTTAATTAACATTCCAGATTAA
- a CDS encoding NnrU family protein — protein METHKTSFLILVLIFIFAVIHSGGAALRSRAEAVMGPRLWRLCFVSLSLPSAVILISYFLAHRYDGIRLWNFQGNNYVFLLVWILTAISFLFLYPATYNLLEIPSVLKPQVRIYGTGIMRITRHPQAFGQIIWCLAHTLWIGTSFTFITSLGLIFHHLFAIWHGDRRLEIKFGKEFYKFKESTSIIPFVAIFDGRQQIKIKEFFKLSQLGILIAIAVIWWSHKYINIAVITFNSSFMSKIFS, from the coding sequence ATGGAGACTCATAAAACTTCTTTTTTAATTTTGGTATTAATATTTATTTTCGCAGTGATTCATAGCGGAGGAGCGGCTTTGAGAAGTAGAGCAGAGGCTGTTATGGGGCCAAGATTATGGAGATTGTGCTTTGTTTCTTTAAGTTTGCCCTCTGCGGTAATTCTAATTAGTTATTTTCTAGCTCATAGATATGATGGAATTAGGTTATGGAATTTTCAAGGAAATAACTATGTATTTTTGTTAGTTTGGATTTTAACTGCTATTAGTTTCTTATTCCTATATCCTGCAACATATAATTTGTTAGAAATTCCTTCAGTTTTAAAACCACAAGTTAGGATCTATGGCACAGGAATAATGCGCATCACAAGACATCCGCAAGCATTTGGTCAAATAATTTGGTGTTTAGCTCATACATTATGGATAGGAACATCGTTTACATTTATAACTTCACTAGGGCTCATTTTTCATCACCTTTTTGCAATATGGCATGGTGATAGGAGATTAGAAATAAAATTTGGTAAAGAATTTTATAAGTTCAAAGAAAGTACTTCAATAATTCCATTTGTTGCAATATTTGATGGAAGACAGCAAATAAAAATAAAAGAATTTTTTAAATTATCACAACTTGGGATATTGATAGCAATTGCAGTAATATGGTGGTCCCATAAATATATAAATATTGCTGTTATAACATTTAATTCATCTTTTATGTCTAAAATTTTCAGTTAG
- a CDS encoding segregation/condensation protein A: MGPRLLIKFLQDAAGRGDLDPWDIDVISVIDSFLEQFKQNLKYSSNDQMSYEKDLSETSEAFFAASVLVNLKAQVLESDVFPEEILGFEDEIDMDNQEWINQGFDIPKYPEKYLRRRSVAQPVIKRTSTLGELVSQLESIAEIIETQDLLLMKRKRNKKYSDKILISKVQSLAHREKLPETTKALGKFIDGWEKALQWTDFEYLVNKWQNVVKSDLDKDRLGVFWALLFLSSENKIEIKQKNSLYGPIQIKRILPDGELAQLPIDNLEVAETSSTAA, encoded by the coding sequence TTGGGACCTAGATTATTAATAAAATTCCTTCAAGATGCTGCTGGGAGAGGAGATCTTGATCCTTGGGATATTGATGTAATAAGTGTTATCGATAGTTTTTTAGAACAATTTAAGCAAAATTTGAAATATTCCTCAAATGATCAAATGTCATATGAAAAGGACTTATCCGAAACAAGCGAAGCGTTTTTCGCTGCCTCAGTATTAGTTAATTTAAAAGCTCAAGTTTTAGAATCTGATGTTTTCCCAGAAGAAATATTAGGTTTTGAAGATGAAATTGATATGGATAACCAAGAATGGATTAATCAAGGATTTGACATTCCAAAATATCCTGAAAAATATCTTAGAAGAAGATCTGTCGCTCAACCCGTTATTAAACGAACATCGACATTAGGAGAACTTGTTAGTCAACTTGAATCGATTGCCGAAATTATTGAGACGCAAGATCTTTTGCTGATGAAAAGGAAAAGAAATAAAAAATATTCTGATAAGATCTTAATATCTAAGGTTCAATCTTTAGCACATCGTGAAAAACTTCCTGAAACAACTAAAGCGCTTGGTAAGTTTATTGATGGATGGGAGAAAGCTTTGCAATGGACTGACTTTGAATATTTAGTTAATAAGTGGCAGAATGTAGTGAAAAGTGATTTAGATAAAGATAGGCTTGGTGTCTTTTGGGCTTTATTATTTCTATCATCAGAAAATAAAATTGAGATAAAACAAAAAAATTCTCTTTATGGTCCAATACAAATAAAAAGAATTCTTCCAGATGGAGAATTAGCTCAGTTACCTATAGACAATCTTGAGGTTGCAGAGACTTCTTCGACTGCTGCTTAA
- the ndhM gene encoding NAD(P)H-quinone oxidoreductase subunit M, translating to MEKMLLKSTTRHVRIFTAEVVNNDLKYHPNKLTLDLDPDNEFIWNEESLKKVNQKFTELVEERAGKSLDDYELRKIGSEVEGLIKYLLQNSLLSYNPECRVMNYSMGLPKTKEVL from the coding sequence ATGGAAAAAATGCTTTTAAAGTCAACCACTAGGCATGTAAGAATATTTACTGCTGAGGTGGTCAATAATGATTTAAAATACCATCCTAATAAATTAACACTTGACTTAGATCCTGATAATGAATTCATCTGGAATGAAGAATCATTAAAAAAAGTAAATCAAAAATTTACTGAACTTGTTGAAGAAAGAGCTGGTAAAAGTTTAGATGATTATGAACTTCGTAAAATAGGATCAGAAGTAGAAGGTTTAATAAAATATTTGCTTCAAAATAGCTTATTAAGTTATAACCCAGAGTGTAGAGTTATGAATTATTCGATGGGTTTACCTAAAACAAAAGAAGTATTGTGA
- a CDS encoding NAD(P)H-quinone oxidoreductase subunit 5 has product MPQASEIAWLIPVFPLIGAVLSGLGLICANKKINNSREIVAISLLSFVGVSAVISYKTLIEQIKGYHSVEKLFVWASAGDFTIPMGFVLDPLGSVMLTLVTTITLLVMIYSHGYMAHDKGYVRFFTYLALFSSSMMGLIISPNLLEIYVFWELVGMCSYLLVGFWYDRDGAANAAQKAFVVNRVGDFGLLLGILGLFWATKSFDFTEIALGVSQSVSENSLPVWAALLLCFLVFLGPMAKSAQFPLHVWLPDAMEGPTPISALIHAATMVAAGIFLVARLQPLYSLFPSIQFIIALVGTITCFLGASIALTQMDLKKGLAYSTVSQLGYMMLAMGCGAPVAGIFHLITHACFKAMLFLGSGSVIHAMEEVVGHQPVLAQDMRLMGGLRKKMPFTSTTFLIGCVAISGIPPLAGFWSKDEILGNAFISFPAFWFVGFLTAGMTAFYMFRLYFLTFEGEFRGENKELQKELLLAAEINIEEEQQHEEEQQHEEEHGSLHESPWSMTFPLVFLAVPSVIIGFMGFPWDSKFANLLDPEEALMAIESFELKEFLPLALASVFIASIGITIAYQAYFAKKINLSILFAQRFPSVNKFLAKKWYLDDINEKLFVKGSRKLAKEVLEVDSKVVDGVVNLTGLVTLGSGEGLKYFETGRAQFYALIVFGGVILLVAIFGFQSPQIT; this is encoded by the coding sequence ATGCCTCAAGCTTCAGAAATTGCCTGGTTAATTCCTGTCTTTCCGCTTATTGGAGCGGTACTTTCCGGCTTGGGTTTAATTTGTGCAAATAAAAAAATCAATAATTCTAGAGAAATTGTTGCCATCAGTCTTTTGTCATTCGTAGGTGTTTCTGCGGTAATTAGTTATAAAACATTAATTGAGCAAATAAAAGGTTACCACTCAGTAGAAAAATTATTTGTTTGGGCAAGTGCCGGAGACTTCACAATACCAATGGGATTTGTTCTAGACCCATTAGGTAGCGTAATGCTTACTTTGGTAACCACTATCACTTTATTAGTCATGATTTACTCTCATGGTTATATGGCGCATGATAAAGGTTACGTAAGATTTTTCACGTATTTAGCCCTCTTCAGTAGTTCGATGATGGGTTTAATTATTAGCCCAAACTTGTTAGAAATATATGTTTTTTGGGAATTAGTAGGAATGTGTTCTTATTTATTAGTTGGTTTTTGGTACGACAGAGATGGCGCAGCTAATGCTGCTCAAAAAGCATTTGTCGTAAATAGAGTTGGAGACTTTGGATTATTACTAGGAATTTTGGGTCTTTTTTGGGCTACTAAAAGCTTTGATTTTACTGAAATTGCCCTAGGAGTATCACAATCAGTTTCAGAGAATTCATTACCTGTCTGGGCTGCATTATTACTATGCTTTTTAGTCTTTTTAGGACCTATGGCAAAATCTGCTCAGTTTCCTCTTCATGTATGGCTTCCTGATGCTATGGAGGGACCAACTCCTATTTCAGCGCTTATTCATGCGGCGACGATGGTTGCTGCTGGAATATTCTTAGTAGCTAGGCTTCAACCTCTCTACTCATTATTCCCCTCAATTCAATTCATTATTGCTTTAGTTGGCACTATTACATGTTTCTTAGGGGCATCTATTGCTTTAACTCAAATGGATCTAAAAAAGGGTTTGGCATACAGTACTGTTTCTCAACTAGGGTATATGATGCTTGCGATGGGTTGTGGTGCACCAGTAGCCGGTATTTTTCACTTGATAACACATGCTTGCTTCAAAGCAATGTTATTTTTGGGGTCTGGTTCAGTAATTCATGCTATGGAAGAAGTGGTTGGTCATCAACCTGTACTGGCCCAAGATATGAGGTTGATGGGAGGTTTAAGAAAGAAAATGCCTTTTACTTCTACAACTTTCTTAATAGGTTGTGTAGCAATAAGTGGTATTCCTCCATTAGCTGGATTTTGGAGTAAAGATGAAATATTGGGAAACGCTTTTATCTCATTTCCAGCTTTTTGGTTTGTTGGATTTTTAACAGCAGGAATGACAGCTTTCTATATGTTTAGACTTTATTTCTTAACTTTTGAAGGCGAATTCAGAGGGGAAAATAAGGAATTACAAAAAGAACTTTTACTCGCTGCTGAAATCAATATAGAAGAAGAACAACAACATGAAGAAGAACAACAACATGAAGAAGAACATGGTTCACTACATGAGTCTCCTTGGTCTATGACTTTTCCACTGGTTTTTCTGGCAGTACCCTCAGTAATAATTGGGTTTATGGGATTCCCTTGGGATAGTAAATTTGCAAATTTACTAGATCCCGAAGAGGCATTGATGGCTATAGAGTCTTTTGAATTAAAAGAATTTTTACCTCTTGCTCTTGCGTCTGTTTTTATTGCCTCGATAGGAATTACTATCGCTTATCAAGCATATTTTGCTAAGAAGATTAATTTATCAATATTATTTGCACAGAGATTTCCCTCTGTTAATAAGTTTTTAGCAAAAAAATGGTATTTGGACGATATTAATGAAAAACTTTTTGTCAAAGGTAGTAGAAAACTTGCAAAAGAAGTTTTAGAAGTTGATTCCAAAGTTGTTGATGGAGTTGTAAATCTTACTGGACTTGTAACATTGGGAAGTGGAGAGGGCCTCAAGTATTTTGAAACAGGAAGAGCTCAATTTTATGCCTTGATAGTTTTTGGAGGAGTAATTTTGTTAGTAGCAATATTTGGTTTCCAATCACCCCAAATAACTTAA
- the pds gene encoding 15-cis-phytoene desaturase produces the protein MRVVIAGAGLAGLSCAKYLVDNGHIPIVLEARDVLGGKVAAWKDEDGDWYETGLHIFFGAYPNMLQLFKELDIEDRLQWKSHSMIFNQPSEPGTYSRFDFPDLPAPANGVTAILSNNDMLSWNEKILFGLGLVPAMLRGQKYLDKCDSKSWSEWLKEHNIPERVNDEVFIAMSKALNFIGPDEISSTVLLTALNRFLQEKNGSKMAFLDGAPPERLCQPIVDYIKARGGEVHMNSPLRKIDLNQDSTVKSFTIASPDKDEKKKVITADAYVSAMPVDLFKLMIPDQWKGINAFSKLDGLIGVPVINIHLWFDKKLTDIDHLLFSRSPLLSVYADMSITCKEYEDPNRSMLELVFAPAKDWINRSDQDIVDATMEELKKLFPTHFIGDEKTQLRKYKVVKTPRSVYKAVPGCQEFRPSQRSPIKNFFLAGDYTMQKYLASMEGAVLSGKLCAESINKEYSKTTNNVSQESSKIN, from the coding sequence ATGCGTGTTGTAATTGCTGGTGCAGGTTTAGCGGGCTTATCCTGCGCAAAATACCTTGTTGATAATGGTCACATTCCCATAGTTTTAGAAGCCAGAGATGTGCTTGGTGGGAAAGTTGCTGCTTGGAAAGACGAAGATGGAGATTGGTATGAGACCGGTTTACATATATTTTTCGGTGCTTATCCAAATATGCTTCAACTTTTCAAAGAACTAGATATAGAAGACAGACTACAGTGGAAGAGCCACTCTATGATTTTTAATCAGCCTTCTGAGCCTGGTACTTACAGTAGATTCGATTTCCCGGACTTACCTGCACCTGCGAATGGTGTAACAGCAATTTTAAGTAACAATGATATGCTCTCATGGAATGAAAAAATTTTATTTGGCTTAGGTTTAGTTCCTGCGATGTTGAGAGGACAGAAATATCTTGATAAGTGTGATTCAAAATCATGGTCAGAATGGTTAAAAGAACACAATATTCCTGAGAGAGTTAATGATGAAGTATTTATTGCTATGAGCAAAGCGCTCAATTTTATTGGACCTGATGAAATCTCATCAACAGTTTTATTGACAGCACTTAATAGATTTTTGCAAGAAAAAAACGGCTCAAAAATGGCTTTCCTTGATGGGGCTCCACCAGAAAGGCTTTGTCAACCAATAGTTGATTACATAAAAGCAAGGGGGGGAGAGGTACATATGAATAGTCCTTTAAGAAAGATAGACCTTAATCAAGACAGTACAGTAAAAAGTTTTACAATTGCTTCTCCAGATAAGGATGAAAAGAAAAAGGTTATTACAGCAGATGCCTATGTTAGTGCAATGCCTGTAGATCTCTTTAAACTGATGATTCCGGATCAATGGAAAGGTATCAATGCTTTCTCAAAACTTGATGGTTTAATTGGAGTACCGGTAATCAATATCCATTTATGGTTTGATAAAAAATTAACGGATATTGATCACCTTTTATTTAGTAGATCTCCTCTTCTGAGTGTTTATGCAGACATGAGTATCACTTGTAAGGAATATGAAGATCCCAATAGATCCATGCTTGAATTAGTTTTTGCTCCTGCGAAAGATTGGATTAACAGAAGTGATCAAGATATTGTAGACGCAACAATGGAAGAACTTAAAAAATTATTCCCAACTCATTTTATTGGAGATGAAAAAACTCAACTAAGAAAATATAAAGTTGTAAAAACCCCAAGATCTGTATATAAGGCAGTCCCTGGATGTCAAGAATTCAGACCTAGTCAAAGATCTCCGATAAAAAACTTTTTCTTAGCGGGTGATTATACAATGCAAAAATATCTTGCATCTATGGAAGGAGCTGTTCTAAGTGGTAAATTATGCGCAGAAAGTATCAATAAAGAATATTCAAAAACTACCAATAATGTTTCTCAGGAATCATCTAAAATAAACTAA
- a CDS encoding NAD(P)H-quinone oxidoreductase subunit 4, with product MSSLFFTHFALKTIGTLGGGLSDFPWLSISILFPIASAFLIPFFPDKGEGKEVRWFALSVALITFLVTVGAYINGFDINNENVQLKESISWLPKLGLTWSVGADGISMPLILLTSFITALAVLAAWPVKFKPKLFFFLILIMDGGQIAVFAVQDMLLFFLTWELELLPVYLLLAIWGGKNRQYAATKFIIYTAGSSIFILLAALAMGFYGTEVPNFEFAHLANQNFSQNFQILCYIGLLIAFGVKLPIVPLHTWLPDAHGEATAPVHMLLAGILLKMGGYALLRFNAQLLPVAHAQFAPLLIVLGVVNIIYAALTSFAQRNLKRKIAYSSISHMGFVLIGIGSFSSLGTSGAMLQMVSHGLIGASLFFLVGATYDRTKTLKLDEMGGVGQKMRIMFALWTACSLASLALPGMSGFVSELMVFTGFVTDEVYTLPFRVVMASLAAVGVILTPIYLLSMLREIFFGKENPKLTEDRNLIDAEPREVYIIACLLLPIIGIGLYPRLVTESYLATISNLVDRDLNAVKSVPKTNIFAGNKKSQILKAPTI from the coding sequence TTGAGCAGCCTTTTTTTTACACATTTTGCACTAAAGACGATAGGAACATTAGGTGGAGGTTTATCTGATTTCCCTTGGCTATCTATATCTATTCTTTTCCCCATTGCAAGTGCATTTTTGATACCTTTTTTCCCTGATAAAGGAGAGGGTAAAGAAGTAAGGTGGTTTGCTTTAAGTGTCGCTTTAATTACTTTTCTTGTGACTGTAGGAGCGTATATAAACGGTTTTGATATTAATAATGAAAATGTTCAACTTAAAGAAAGTATAAGTTGGCTTCCAAAGCTAGGACTGACTTGGTCAGTCGGCGCTGATGGAATTTCAATGCCACTAATATTGTTAACTAGTTTTATAACAGCGCTAGCTGTCTTAGCAGCATGGCCAGTAAAGTTTAAACCAAAATTATTTTTCTTTTTAATACTCATAATGGATGGAGGGCAAATAGCTGTTTTTGCTGTTCAAGATATGCTCTTATTCTTTTTAACTTGGGAACTTGAACTTTTGCCAGTATATTTACTTTTAGCTATCTGGGGAGGTAAAAATAGACAATATGCAGCTACAAAATTTATTATCTATACAGCTGGTAGTTCTATATTTATCCTTTTAGCTGCATTGGCGATGGGTTTTTATGGAACTGAAGTTCCAAATTTTGAGTTTGCTCATTTGGCTAATCAAAATTTTAGCCAAAACTTTCAAATTCTTTGTTATATAGGCCTATTAATTGCTTTTGGGGTAAAACTCCCAATTGTTCCTTTACATACTTGGCTCCCTGATGCTCATGGGGAGGCTACGGCTCCTGTGCATATGTTATTGGCAGGTATCTTATTGAAGATGGGCGGATATGCTCTTTTAAGATTTAATGCTCAATTATTACCTGTAGCACATGCTCAATTCGCGCCATTATTAATAGTTCTTGGAGTAGTTAATATAATTTATGCCGCATTAACTTCCTTCGCGCAAAGAAATCTTAAAAGAAAAATTGCATATAGTTCAATCAGTCACATGGGGTTTGTTCTTATTGGAATAGGAAGTTTTAGTAGCCTAGGTACAAGTGGAGCAATGTTGCAAATGGTTAGTCATGGATTAATAGGAGCAAGTTTATTCTTTCTTGTTGGAGCCACTTATGACAGGACAAAGACTTTAAAACTTGATGAAATGGGTGGAGTTGGACAGAAAATGCGTATTATGTTTGCATTGTGGACTGCTTGCTCTCTCGCTTCTCTTGCTTTACCAGGCATGAGTGGATTTGTTTCTGAATTAATGGTATTTACTGGATTTGTAACTGATGAAGTTTATACGTTGCCTTTTAGAGTAGTAATGGCTTCTTTGGCGGCAGTAGGAGTTATACTTACTCCGATTTATTTATTGTCAATGTTGCGTGAGATTTTCTTTGGTAAAGAAAATCCAAAGTTAACTGAAGATAGGAATTTAATTGATGCAGAGCCAAGAGAGGTATATATCATTGCATGTTTACTCTTACCAATAATTGGTATTGGTTTATATCCAAGATTAGTTACAGAAAGTTATTTGGCTACAATAAGCAACTTGGTTGATAGGGATTTAAATGCAGTGAAAAGTGTTCCAAAGACAAATATCTTTGCAGGAAACAAAAAAAGTCAAATATTAAAAGCACCAACTATATAA
- a CDS encoding DUF3172 domain-containing protein, translated as MSRYSNRGSRRGPSNNSYSSTSIDGDNYTPRRRISPPNSEQKNNFNTATIAVLAGVLILGVGIGSAITSTTDGGQGNIASQQQLDMAVPDPEFCRQWGASAFVIDVEMYTTLNPSTSFVTQPALQPGCVIRRENWTVLQKQGAISNEDVRECKQRMNTFAYIGSIRDKPIVKCVYQTDVNENKFIIKGEGQAEDGGVGINKEAIQF; from the coding sequence GTGAGTAGATACTCTAACAGGGGTTCAAGAAGAGGTCCCAGTAACAATTCTTACTCCTCAACCTCAATAGATGGAGATAATTACACTCCACGGAGAAGAATATCTCCCCCTAATTCTGAACAAAAAAATAATTTCAACACCGCAACAATTGCTGTACTTGCTGGAGTTTTGATATTAGGCGTAGGGATAGGAAGCGCTATAACTAGTACAACCGATGGTGGTCAGGGGAATATAGCTAGTCAACAGCAATTAGACATGGCTGTTCCAGACCCTGAATTTTGTAGGCAATGGGGAGCAAGTGCTTTTGTAATTGATGTTGAGATGTATACAACACTTAACCCTTCAACTAGTTTTGTGACACAACCAGCACTCCAACCCGGTTGTGTTATTAGAAGAGAGAATTGGACAGTGTTACAAAAACAAGGAGCTATAAGTAATGAGGACGTTAGGGAATGTAAGCAAAGAATGAATACTTTTGCTTACATAGGTTCAATAAGAGATAAGCCTATAGTTAAATGTGTTTATCAGACTGATGTTAATGAGAACAAATTTATTATTAAGGGAGAAGGACAGGCTGAAGATGGAGGGGTGGGAATAAATAAGGAAGCTATTCAATTTTAG